From the Oryza glaberrima chromosome 5, OglaRS2, whole genome shotgun sequence genome, one window contains:
- the LOC127772570 gene encoding transmembrane 9 superfamily member 12-like gives MLAKMQSRRWILAYLLVVLVSLHGGANGFYLPGTFMHTYTPNEVISAKVNSLTSIETELPFSYYSLPYCKPPEGVKKSAENLGEILMGDQIDNSPYRFRVNVNESVYLCTTDPLTKEQAELLKKRARDLYQVNMVLDNLPVMRFTEQNGVTIQWTGFPVGYNPMGSNEDYIINHLRFKVLVHQYQAQGDVVITSEDGVAMVESDRKSGFQIVGFEVVPCSVRRDPEAMSKLKMYDKVDSVKCPLELEKSQAIRENERITFTYDVEYVKSNIKWPSRWDAYLKMDGAKVHWFSIMNSMMVVFFLAGIVFVIFLRTVRRDLTRYEEMDKEAQAQMNEELSGWKLVVGDVFREPCCSKLLCVMVADGIQITGMAVVTIVFAALGFLSPASRGMLLTGMIILYLFLGIIAGYVGVRVWRTIKGTSEGWKSVAWLTSCFFPGIVFVILTVLNSILWGKKSTGALPISLFFTLLALWFCISVPLTLIGGLLGTRAASIEYPVRTNQIPREIPERKFPSWLLVLGAGTLPFGTLFIELFFILSSIWLGRFYYVFGFLFIVLFLLVIVCGEVSLVLTYMHLCVEDWKWWWKAFFASGSVAFYVFLYSINYLVFDLRSLSGPVSATLYLGYSLIMALAIMLSTGAIGFLLSFYFVHYLFSSVKID, from the coding sequence ATGCTTGCCAAGATGCAGTCGCGCAGATGGATCTTGGCTTACCTTCTCGTCGTTCTCGTGAGCCTGCACGGTGGTGCCAATGGCTTCTACCTCCCGGGCACATTCATGCACACCTACACCCCTAACGAGGTGATCTCAGCCAAGGTCAACTCGCTCACCTCCATTGAGACCGAGTTGCCCTTCAGCTACTACAGCTTGCCCTACTGCAAGCCCCCGGAAGGCGTCAAGAAGAGCGCCGAGAACCTCGGCGAGATCCTCATGGGTGATCAGATCGACAATTCGCCATACCGGTTCCGAGTCAACGTGAATGAGTCCGTGTACCTATGCACCACGGACCCACTCACCAAGGAGCAGGCCGAGCTGTTGAAGAAGCGGGCGCGAGATCTGTACCAGGTCAACATGGTCCTCGACAATCTGCCGGTCATGCGATTCACCGAGCAGAATGGGGTGACTATCCAGTGGACCGGATTCCCGGTCGGGTACAACCCGATGGGGAGTAACGAGGATTACATCATTAACCATCTCAGGTTCAAGGTCTTGGTCCATCAGTACCAGGCGCAGGGTGATGTTGTGATCACCAGTGAGGATGGCGTTGCCATGGTGGAGTCAGATCGCAAGAGCGGATTCCAGATTGTTGGCTTCGAGGTTGTGCCTTGCAGTGTGAGGCGTGATCCTGAGGCGATGTCCAAGCTGAAGATGTATGACAAGGTTGATTCTGTCAAGTGCCCATTGGAGCTTGAGAAATCTCAGGCTATCCGTGAGAACGAGAGGATTACATTCACCTATGACGTTGAGTATGTAAAGAGCAACATTAAGTGGCCATCAAGGTGGGATGCATACTTGAAAATGGATGGTGCCAAGGTTCACTGGTTCTCAATCATGAACTCAATGATGGTTGTCTTCTTCTTGGCTGGTATCGTGTttgtcatattcttgaggaCTGTCCGTAGGGATCTGACACGGTATGAGGAGATGGACAAGGAGGCTCAAGCTCAGATGAATGAGGAGCTCTCAGGATGGAAACTTGTGGTTGGTGATGTCTTCAGAGAGCCTTGCTGCTCAAAGCTGCTATGTGTTATGGTCGCTGATGGTATCCAGATCACTGGTATGGCAGTGGTTACAATTGTCTTTGCTGCTCTGGGTTTCCTCTCACCTGCTTCAAGGGGAATGCTCTTGACCGGAATGATCATCCTGTACCTCTTCCTTGGAATTATCGCTGGATATGTCGGTGTCCGTGTTTGGAGGACAATCAAAGGAACCTCAGAAGGGTGGAAATCTGTTGCTTGGCTGACCTCCTGCTTCTTCCCTGGCATTGTTTTCGTTATCCTGACCGTGCTGAACTCCATCCTGTGGGGCAAGAAGAGCACTGGAGCTTTACCTATCTCACTGTTTTTCACGCTCCTGGCCCTGTGGTTCTGCATCTCAGTTCCACTCACACTTATTGGAGGTTTGCTTGGTACACGTGCTGCAAGCATAGAGTACCCTGTCCGTACCAACCAAATTCCACGAGAGATCCCTGAGCGCAAGTTCCCGTCATGGCTGCTTGTTTTGGGTGCTGGAACATTGCCCTTTGGCACCCTCTTCATTGAGCTTTTCTTCATCCTGTCTAGCATTTGGTTGGGGAGGTTCTACTACGTCTTTGGCTTCCTATTCATTGTCCTTTTCCTGCTGGTCATAGTCTGTGGTGAGGTTTCTTTAGTCCTAACCTACATGCATCTTTGTGTGGAGGACTGGAAGTGGTGGTGGAAAGCCTTCTTTGCTTCCGGTTCTGTCGCCTTCTACGTCTTTCTATACTCCATCAACTACCTCGTGTTCGACCTTAGGAGCCTAAGTGGACCGGTCTCAGCAACGCTCTACCTTGGCTATTCCCTGATCATGGCCCTTGCCATCATGCTGTCTACTGGTGCTATTGGCTTCTTGCTGTCCTTCTACTTCGTCCATTACCTCTTCTCATCTGTTAAGATTGACTAG